From the genome of Candidatus Microthrix subdominans, one region includes:
- a CDS encoding PadR family transcriptional regulator: MYKKSMVTLAILREVAASGWVSVDEIAAAFGESTGWTITERGLYRTMRRLASSGVLATVEVEVPRTGAKRKNFELTDLGKRYLKRIEAELLV, from the coding sequence ATGTACAAGAAATCGATGGTGACGCTGGCGATCCTGCGAGAGGTCGCCGCTTCCGGGTGGGTCTCGGTCGATGAAATTGCAGCTGCGTTCGGAGAGTCAACCGGCTGGACGATCACTGAGCGCGGGCTCTATCGAACCATGAGGCGGTTGGCCTCCAGCGGAGTGCTGGCCACCGTCGAGGTGGAGGTGCCCAGAACAGGTGCCAAACGCAAGAATTTCGAGCTGACCGACTTGGGCAAGCGGTACCTGAAGCGTATCGAGGCCGAACTGCTCGTCTGA
- a CDS encoding GNAT family N-acetyltransferase: protein MSPEIRSLTEADDSAVLALNNVEVPRVTMLDEAAMARYRDVLNDALAIGPEGAPEAFCWTVGPGTDYWSANYAWVEAHYERFVYLDRVVVAPRARGLGLARALYDEVSVRAAGTADHFVLEVNTVPRNDESLAFHAALGFTEVGRARPYGDDTEVGYLSRPVPGP from the coding sequence ATGAGCCCAGAGATCCGTTCGTTGACCGAGGCCGACGACAGCGCTGTGCTGGCGCTGAACAACGTCGAGGTGCCCCGGGTGACCATGCTCGACGAGGCGGCGATGGCGCGCTATCGAGACGTGTTGAACGACGCGTTGGCGATCGGGCCGGAAGGTGCACCCGAGGCCTTCTGCTGGACGGTCGGCCCGGGCACCGACTACTGGTCGGCCAACTACGCCTGGGTGGAGGCGCACTACGAACGGTTCGTCTACCTCGACCGTGTCGTCGTCGCGCCACGGGCCCGCGGCCTGGGTCTGGCCCGTGCGCTCTATGACGAGGTGTCGGTGCGGGCAGCTGGAACCGCCGATCACTTCGTGCTCGAGGTCAACACCGTGCCTCGCAACGACGAGTCGCTGGCCTTTCACGCCGCGCTCGGCTTCACCGAGGTCGGCCGGGCCCGACCCTATGGCGACGACACCGAAGTCGGGTATCTGTCCCGGCCGGTTCCCGGCCCGTGA
- a CDS encoding thioredoxin domain-containing protein: protein MANRLADSTSPYLRQHADNPVDWYQWGDQAFAAAADRDVPLLISIGYSSCHWCHVMAHESFEDPEVAAAMNRHFVNIKVDREERPDIDAVYMEATQTMTGRGGWPMTVLATPDGRPFYCGTYFPPEPRQGMPSFTQLIEALADAWATKRDELEGQADTLSEAITRSAPLEPDAPAPELVTIDEAVLSLAHAADAQWGGFGVTPKFPQPASVDLLLRHARRTGSDTSLSIARSALDHMATGGMWDHIGGGFARYSTDRQWLVPHFEKMAYDNALLIRPYLHAWQLTGEDRYRQIVEETIAYLLDELRLPAGAFASAQDADSPDPDGADPSESDGLGVEGRFATWTPAELVAVLGEDGGAKVAAYWGITEEGNFEGRSIPHRIGHIDEPQRDPALDEVRAGLLKIRRARPQPSLDDKVLVEWNALIVASLAEAAAALDRPEWGDAAVEAAEFLLGHLHRDGRWHRSWSADSAQASHRAVANDLAALVEALIRLAEWTGERRWETEALAVADELLNRYLDAETGTLWTTPDDGEALVARPRDVVDGATPSANSVAAGAFLRLAAITGATHYADAARRIIAALSPLADGQAGSFAHLLAAAEDDALGLSEIVISGERADLVAEVRRHWLPGAVLAWGEPGDSPLWEGRDEVGEQGRAYVCRGSVCEQPVTTTEDLRHRLLGH from the coding sequence ATGGCCAATCGTCTTGCCGACTCGACCAGCCCGTACCTGCGCCAGCACGCCGACAACCCGGTCGACTGGTACCAGTGGGGCGACCAAGCGTTTGCCGCCGCTGCGGACCGCGACGTGCCGCTGCTGATCTCGATCGGCTATTCATCGTGTCACTGGTGCCACGTGATGGCCCATGAGAGCTTCGAAGACCCCGAGGTTGCCGCAGCGATGAACCGGCACTTCGTCAACATCAAGGTCGACCGGGAGGAGCGGCCCGACATCGACGCGGTGTACATGGAGGCCACCCAGACGATGACCGGCCGGGGTGGCTGGCCGATGACCGTCCTGGCCACGCCCGACGGACGGCCGTTCTATTGCGGCACCTACTTCCCGCCGGAACCCCGCCAGGGCATGCCGAGCTTCACGCAGCTGATCGAGGCCCTCGCAGACGCCTGGGCCACGAAACGAGACGAGCTGGAGGGCCAGGCCGACACCCTTTCCGAAGCGATCACCCGCTCGGCACCGCTCGAGCCGGACGCACCGGCGCCCGAGCTGGTCACGATCGACGAGGCCGTGCTGTCGCTGGCCCACGCCGCCGATGCCCAGTGGGGCGGTTTCGGGGTAACGCCCAAGTTTCCCCAACCGGCGTCGGTCGACCTGTTGTTGCGCCACGCACGGCGCACCGGCTCGGACACCTCCCTGTCGATCGCCCGCAGCGCCCTCGATCACATGGCAACCGGCGGCATGTGGGACCACATCGGCGGCGGCTTCGCCCGCTACTCGACCGACCGACAGTGGCTGGTGCCCCACTTCGAGAAGATGGCCTACGACAACGCCCTCCTGATCCGTCCTTACCTGCACGCCTGGCAGCTGACCGGCGAGGATCGCTACCGCCAGATCGTCGAGGAGACGATCGCCTACCTGCTCGACGAGCTGCGGCTGCCGGCGGGAGCGTTCGCCTCCGCCCAGGACGCCGACAGCCCAGATCCCGACGGCGCCGACCCGAGCGAATCGGACGGCCTGGGCGTCGAGGGCCGCTTCGCCACCTGGACCCCGGCCGAACTGGTGGCGGTGCTCGGCGAGGACGGCGGCGCCAAGGTGGCCGCCTATTGGGGCATCACCGAGGAGGGCAACTTTGAGGGCCGGTCGATCCCCCACCGCATCGGCCACATCGATGAGCCCCAGCGCGATCCTGCGCTCGACGAGGTGCGCGCCGGCCTGCTGAAGATTCGTCGGGCGCGACCCCAACCAAGCCTCGACGACAAGGTGCTGGTGGAATGGAACGCGCTGATCGTCGCTTCCTTGGCCGAGGCCGCCGCCGCACTCGACCGGCCCGAGTGGGGTGACGCTGCCGTCGAAGCGGCCGAGTTTCTGCTGGGCCACCTGCATCGGGACGGACGCTGGCACCGCTCGTGGTCGGCCGACTCGGCCCAGGCCTCCCACCGTGCGGTGGCCAACGACCTGGCCGCTCTGGTCGAGGCCCTGATCCGCCTGGCCGAATGGACCGGTGAACGCCGCTGGGAGACCGAGGCCCTCGCCGTCGCGGACGAGCTGCTGAACCGCTATCTCGACGCCGAGACCGGCACGCTGTGGACCACACCTGACGACGGCGAGGCACTGGTCGCACGACCCCGGGACGTGGTCGATGGGGCCACCCCGTCGGCCAACTCGGTGGCGGCGGGGGCATTCCTGCGCCTGGCTGCAATCACCGGGGCCACCCACTACGCCGACGCCGCCCGCCGGATCATCGCAGCGCTCTCGCCGCTGGCCGACGGCCAGGCCGGATCGTTCGCCCACCTGTTGGCCGCCGCCGAAGACGACGCACTCGGCCTGAGCGAGATCGTCATCAGCGGCGAACGGGCCGACCTGGTCGCCGAGGTGCGTCGGCACTGGCTGCCCGGCGCAGTGCTGGCCTGGGGTGAGCCGGGCGACTCCCCCCTGTGGGAGGGACGAGACGAGGTCGGCGAGCAGGGTCGGGCGTATGTGTGCCGGGGATCGGTGTGCGAACAGCCGGTGACGACCACCGAGGACCTCCGCCACCGGCTGCTCGGACACTGA
- a CDS encoding methyltransferase domain-containing protein has product MTNPAAEASYGARLARIYDLAYAGMGKDYAAEAHQVRALVARAGSAVPSASAPRTMLDVACGTGTHLVEFARLGYRIAGTDLSQPMLDVARDRLGDDVPLVAASFEALPAAVTQLGPFDLVTCLFSSIAYAGSSGSLRRVLGDLAALVAPGGALVIEPWIAPEDWLVGHIGHDTVTRSDTTVMRMAHSGVDGDTALIRMEYLVGEPDGIWSFGEDHRLLMAPSSFYVEALELAGLRVTFDPHGFDFGAARKGLVVGVRPHS; this is encoded by the coding sequence GTGACCAACCCGGCAGCCGAAGCGTCCTACGGGGCCAGGCTGGCCCGCATCTACGACCTGGCCTATGCGGGCATGGGCAAGGACTACGCCGCCGAGGCCCATCAGGTGCGCGCGCTCGTGGCCCGTGCGGGCAGCGCAGTCCCATCGGCCAGCGCCCCCCGCACGATGCTCGATGTCGCCTGCGGCACCGGCACCCACCTGGTCGAGTTCGCACGGCTGGGCTACCGGATTGCCGGCACCGACCTCAGCCAACCGATGCTCGACGTGGCCCGGGACCGCCTCGGCGACGACGTGCCGCTGGTGGCGGCCTCGTTCGAGGCGCTGCCCGCAGCCGTCACCCAGCTGGGGCCGTTCGATCTGGTCACCTGCCTGTTCTCGTCGATCGCCTACGCGGGCAGCAGTGGGTCGCTGCGCCGGGTGCTGGGTGATCTGGCCGCATTGGTGGCGCCGGGCGGGGCGCTGGTCATCGAGCCGTGGATCGCTCCGGAGGACTGGCTGGTCGGCCACATCGGTCACGACACGGTCACCCGGAGCGACACGACCGTGATGCGCATGGCCCACTCCGGCGTCGACGGCGACACGGCGCTCATCCGCATGGAGTACCTGGTGGGGGAGCCGGACGGGATCTGGTCCTTCGGCGAGGACCATCGCTTGCTGATGGCACCGTCCTCGTTCTACGTCGAGGCGCTGGAACTGGCCGGGTTGCGCGTCACCTTCGATCCGCACGGCTTCGACTTTGGTGCCGCCCGAAAGGGCCTGGTCGTCGGCGTCCGTCCACACTCCTGA
- a CDS encoding alpha/beta hydrolase → MRRLLLGTIAAISLLAITGCQQMLPPEVTKVTNSIEVACGATSEVVPVDWYFPDTPPKGLVWLQHGFVESKDDWATFAPQVASAGYLAMATSLPSTSPQGCNVQNTGDNGPFLDGLAALFADIDSPYSALAVGHADAADLAGRAGESLPRNMAFSGHSAGGETVLSVADRLYGSDPEAFDRLKGLVLQDPVKSFVGTNTDDAVANLGPTSLPIYALASPKSACNADQSGTQAVLAGLAGRSFVAAEVTTGVHGDIFGPSQSLVGALVCGFPTAENTAAAQTLTLGWFGDQFAGTLTPDYYPGGTVYDDLVASGTITTLP, encoded by the coding sequence ATGAGACGACTGTTGTTGGGAACGATTGCCGCCATCAGCCTGTTGGCGATCACCGGCTGCCAACAGATGCTGCCCCCGGAGGTCACCAAGGTGACCAACTCGATCGAGGTGGCCTGCGGAGCGACGAGCGAGGTGGTGCCGGTCGACTGGTACTTCCCCGACACCCCACCCAAGGGTCTGGTGTGGCTCCAACACGGGTTCGTCGAAAGCAAGGACGACTGGGCGACCTTCGCCCCACAGGTGGCCTCTGCCGGCTACCTGGCGATGGCCACCAGCCTGCCCTCGACCAGCCCGCAAGGGTGCAACGTGCAGAACACCGGCGACAACGGCCCATTCCTCGACGGCCTGGCGGCGCTGTTCGCCGACATCGATAGCCCGTACAGCGCGCTGGCCGTCGGCCACGCCGATGCCGCCGATCTGGCCGGACGCGCCGGGGAGAGCCTGCCCCGGAACATGGCGTTCAGCGGCCACTCCGCCGGTGGCGAGACCGTGCTGTCGGTGGCCGACCGGCTGTACGGTTCCGACCCGGAAGCCTTCGACCGGCTGAAGGGGCTGGTGCTGCAGGACCCGGTGAAGTCGTTCGTCGGGACCAACACCGACGACGCCGTGGCCAACCTTGGTCCCACCTCGCTACCGATCTATGCGCTGGCATCGCCCAAGTCCGCCTGCAACGCCGACCAGAGCGGCACCCAGGCCGTGCTCGCAGGGCTGGCCGGCCGCAGCTTCGTCGCCGCCGAGGTGACCACCGGCGTCCACGGCGACATCTTCGGGCCCTCCCAGAGCCTGGTGGGAGCGCTCGTTTGCGGCTTTCCCACCGCTGAGAACACCGCCGCTGCCCAGACGCTGACGTTGGGCTGGTTTGGTGACCAGTTCGCCGGGACCCTCACCCCCGACTACTACCCCGGCGGGACGGTCTACGACGACCTGGTGGCCAGCGGCACGATCACCACCCTGCCCTAA